From a single Phragmites australis chromosome 7, lpPhrAust1.1, whole genome shotgun sequence genomic region:
- the LOC133923697 gene encoding uncharacterized protein LOC133923697: protein MRRRWSRAAVVACLVLLAAAAACVAESRAVPSTSSEGSASDAAAARDSGRRSAFDVMVVGLVSIGLGRRWRAGGGGELVDEAKRRVPTGPNPLHNR, encoded by the coding sequence ATGAGGAGGCGGTGGTCTCGCGCGGCCGTGGTCGCGTGCTTAGTGCTcctcgcggccgcggccgcctgCGTGGCCGAGTCGCGCGCTGTTCCCAGCACCAGCAGCGAGGGAAGCGCCAGCGACGCTGCAGCCGCCCGCGACAGCGGCAGGAGGAGTGCTTTTGATGTAATGGTCGTCGGCCTCGTCAGCATCGGGCTTGGCCGGCGGTggcgcgccggcggcggcggcgagctggtCGACGAGGCCAAGCGGCGCGTGCCGACGGGGCCCAACCCGTTGCACAACAGATGA